A genomic segment from Elusimicrobiota bacterium encodes:
- a CDS encoding prepilin peptidase has translation FLFIFVLGLVVGSFINVCIYRIPKEESLIKPRSHCRNCNAAIKWYDNIPLISYLLLKGKCRYCKSKISLNYPIVELVTAFCFVLVANKYYQNLETFLYLYLTFVLIAVFFIDYLYQIIPDLFSYSLIIVGLIFSVFNHDLGLTFHSRLLNSFSGAITGGAVLFLMGYFGKKIFKQDAMGLGDIKFLAGIGSIFGLFNVVIILFSAAILGSIYGIILILVKKIGRRDYIPFGPFISVAAFICIFLRQSNYLFK, from the coding sequence TTTTTGTTTATTTTTGTTTTAGGATTAGTTGTCGGCAGTTTTATAAATGTATGCATTTACAGAATTCCTAAAGAAGAGTCTCTGATAAAACCGAGGTCCCACTGCAGGAATTGCAATGCCGCAATAAAATGGTATGACAACATCCCCCTGATAAGCTATTTATTATTGAAAGGAAAATGCCGATACTGCAAAAGCAAAATATCGTTAAATTATCCTATCGTTGAGCTTGTCACTGCTTTTTGTTTTGTTCTGGTTGCAAATAAATATTATCAGAATTTAGAAACATTTTTATATCTATATCTCACGTTTGTTCTTATAGCCGTATTTTTTATAGATTATCTTTATCAAATAATTCCGGACTTGTTTTCATATTCACTCATAATAGTAGGTTTGATATTTAGTGTATTTAATCATGATTTGGGGCTTACTTTTCACTCAAGATTATTAAATTCATTTTCCGGCGCAATAACGGGAGGAGCAGTATTATTTTTAATGGGCTATTTTGGAAAAAAGATCTTTAAACAGGATGCTATGGGGTTAGGAGATATTAAATTTTTGGCAGGGATAGGTTCAATATTCGGCTTGTTCAATGTGGTTATTATTTTGTTTTCCGCCGCAATATTGGGAAGCATTTACGGGATTATTCTTATTCTTGTTAAAAAAATAGGAAGGCGCGATTATATCCCGTTTGGTCCTTTTATTTCCGTGGCTGCTTTTATTTGTATTTTTCTTAGACAATCAAACTATTTATTCAAATAG